The Posidoniimonas polymericola genome includes the window CCAGCTCAAGGGCGTCGAGGGCGTGCAGAAGATGTCGTCGGAGAGCAAAGACTCGTCCGGCGAGATCACGCTCGAGTTCGCCGTCGGCGAGGACATGGACAGCGCCCTGGCCAAGGTCACTAGCGCGCTGAGCCAGGTTCCTGAGTACCCAGAAGATGTCGATCTACCGGTGGTGTCGTCGGCCAACAGCTCGAGCCGGCCGATCGCCTGGTTCATCCTCAGCGTCCTGCCGGCCGACGACGCCGCGATCCAGGCGTTCGCGGAGGCCCACCCGGCGCTAAAGAGCCAGCTCGCTCGGATCAAGGCGACCACCAACATCGGCCTGCGGATGTACCGCCTGCGGGAGCTCGCCGCCGAGCACCCGGAGGCGACGGCGCTGCTGCCACCGGAGGACCTGAAGGTCGACCAACTCAAGCGGTTCGCCGAGGACGAGCTGGCCGACCGCTTCAAGAACGTCGACGGCGTGGCGCAGTCCAACGTGATCGGCGGCCTCGAGGAAGAGCTGCAGGTGATCGTCGACATGGAACGCCTGGCCGCCCGCCAGGTCACGCTCACCGCCCTGCGGGACGTTCTGCGGCTGGAGAACAAGAACACCTCGGCGGGCGACATCTGGGACGGCAAGAACCGCTACGTCGTGCGCCTGGACGGCCGCTTCGACTCGCCGCAGCGGGTGCTGGAGCTGCCGCTGGCGGTCCGCGACGGGGCCCCGGTCTACGTGCGGGACGTGGCGGACGTGCGGTTCGGCTTCAAGAAGCCCGACGGCCTGGTGCGCCGGTACGGCGAGGAAAACATCGCGGTGAACGTCGTCCGCGAGACCGGCGCCAACGTAATCGACGTCATGACCGGCCTGCACGAGGTCAACGACTACCTCAACACCGAGATCCTCAACCCCAAGGGCCTGACCCTCGCCCAGGTGTACGACGAGACCGACTACATCGAGTCGTCGGTCAACCTTGTGCAGCAGAACATCTTTGTTGGCGGCGCCCTGACGATGGTCGTGCTGATGGCGTTCCTGCACCTCGGCTTCCGCACGCTAATGGTGGCGCCGCTGGTGCTGGCGACCGCGGTCGCGTCGGTCTACGTCAGCCCGTGGTGGTTCGTAGTAAGCCTGGCCCTGATGGTCGGCGCCGGGCTGTGGTTCGCCCGCGGGGCCCTGGTCGTCGGCCTGGCGATCCCGGTGAGCATCATCGGCACCTTCCTAGTGCTGCAGGGCCTAGGGCGTTCGCTGAACGTGATCAGCCTGGCCGGAATGGCGTTCGCAGTCGGCATGCTGGTCGACAACGCGGTGGTGGTGCTCGAGAACATCTACCGTCGGTACACGTCGCTCGGCGAGTCGCCGCTGGTCGCCTCGGTGCGGGGTACCCAAGAGGTGTGGGGCGCGGTCTTGTCGTCAACGCTCACTACAATCGCGGTGTTCTTGCCGGTCGTGTTCGTCGAAGAAGAGGCGGGGCAGCTGTTCCGCGACATCGCGCTCGCCATTAGCGCGGCGGTTGGCCTGTCGCTGGTCGTGTCGGTCACGCTGATCCCCACAGCCGCGAGCCGGCTGTTCAAGCAACACCGCTCGACCGGCCCCGACGGCAAACCTGCCGAGGAACCCCGCCCTCCAGCCACCGCCAGGGCGCTCAACCGGGTCGGCGGCGGCCTGATCGGTTCGGTGGTCGCCGTCAACCGCTGGGCCCAGGGCGGCGTGCTCCGCAAGCTGGCCACGGTGGTGCTGCTGATTGGCCTGGCGGTCGGACTGAGCTGGTCGCTGTGGCCCCGCGTCGAGTACCTGC containing:
- a CDS encoding efflux RND transporter permease subunit; this translates as MNIVESLVRNPVKVSVGVLLVVLFGTVAMTKLPMQLTPEVETPTLTITTRWPGASPAEVEQEIVIEQEDQLKGVEGVQKMSSESKDSSGEITLEFAVGEDMDSALAKVTSALSQVPEYPEDVDLPVVSSANSSSRPIAWFILSVLPADDAAIQAFAEAHPALKSQLARIKATTNIGLRMYRLRELAAEHPEATALLPPEDLKVDQLKRFAEDELADRFKNVDGVAQSNVIGGLEEELQVIVDMERLAARQVTLTALRDVLRLENKNTSAGDIWDGKNRYVVRLDGRFDSPQRVLELPLAVRDGAPVYVRDVADVRFGFKKPDGLVRRYGEENIAVNVVRETGANVIDVMTGLHEVNDYLNTEILNPKGLTLAQVYDETDYIESSVNLVQQNIFVGGALTMVVLMAFLHLGFRTLMVAPLVLATAVASVYVSPWWFVVSLALMVGAGLWFARGALVVGLAIPVSIIGTFLVLQGLGRSLNVISLAGMAFAVGMLVDNAVVVLENIYRRYTSLGESPLVASVRGTQEVWGAVLSSTLTTIAVFLPVVFVEEEAGQLFRDIALAISAAVGLSLVVSVTLIPTAASRLFKQHRSTGPDGKPAEEPRPPATARALNRVGGGLIGSVVAVNRWAQGGVLRKLATVVLLIGLAVGLSWSLWPRVEYLPTGNRNLVIGFVVPPPGYNINQLLELGRTVEAELKPYWDVEPGVNVKDLDAPGIYDYFFVVRGRSVFMGVRALDPLRSGELVDLLSPALRKSPGAFGIAKQTSLFENGLSAGRTVDIEITGPKVEKLVGIGGQMFGTLRPTDPTSPYFGWQVLPKPSLDLSSPELHVTTKSLNARAVEMPAQDLGFAVNVIVDGAYVSDYYQGGKKIDLTVMSEGRFADRTQRLDSAPIATPDGQLVPLSAVADIAYGSGPEQINHREKVRSVTLQVTPPENVALEDAMQRIDEEIVAPLRASGQLEGGYRIALAGTADKLSETWKALRFNVMLALLITYLLMAALFESWMYPLIIILSVPLGAAGGVLGLWVLNLFVLQPLDVLTMLGFVVLIGTVVNNPILIVHQSLIHLREDGMTPRDAILESVRTRIRPIFMTTTTTVLGLLPLVLFPGAGSELYRGIGSVVLGGLIVSTIFTLLLVPTLFSLLLEILPPSVQEDHQGSAPRRLPEEMMRRPSPAESFVG